In the genome of Streptomyces aquilus, the window GGCTGCGGCTCGGCCCGCGACGTGTTGACCTGCCTGCGGCGCGTGCACGTCTCTCGTCTGCTCGCGGCTCAGGACACTGATCAACAGCCCGCGTACGGCACCCCTTTGCTGCCCGGTGCCCCCGCGGCAGCGCTCGCCACCGGCCGCTTCCACCGCGTGCCCGTGCTCATCGGCAACAACCACGACGAGGGCAACGGCTGGGCCGCCGGCATCGTCCAGGCAGGCAACCCCGTCACCCCCGACACCTGGTCCCGACATCGCGGCCACCTTCTTCCCCTCCCCGGGGCAGGCGAAGGCGATCGTCCGCGAGTACCCGGTGCACCGCACCGACGGAGGCCCGGTGTTCGGCGCAGTCATCGGCGACGCGAACTTCGCGTGCCCCACCGCGCGCACCAACAACCTGCTCACCACCCAAGTGCCCGTGTGGTGCTACGAGTTCGCCGACGAGCACCCCCCGCCGCTCGCCCCGGGCACACCGCCGTTCCCGCTCGGCGCACCGCACGCGAGTGAACTGCCCTACCTGTTCGACCTCGGCGGCCGCCCCCGCGACCTGACTGCGGCACAGCACCGGCTGGCCGACACGATGATCGACTACTGGACCCGCTTCGCCCGCACCGCCGACCCCAACGGCCCATCCTCTCCCCACTGGTCCCGGCACACGGTGCTGTCCCTGGCCCCGGACCACATCCTCCCCACCCGCACGACACAGACCCACCACCACTGCACGTTCTGGAACACCCTCGGATGACCGCGGACAGCTCTGGGCCCGCCGACCACGCCGACGGAGCCTTAGCTTGACCGAGCCGGACATCTTGGATGGTCGGGCTGGCCTCCCGACACACCCAGCTCGTCCAACCGCTGGTCTAGTTCGGCGAACAAGGAGGTGAACTTGCGCATGAGGTCGTGATCGACATGGCGCAGGACAAGAGTCCGTGGACAACTCGACAGCGCACAACACAAGTGGGACGGCCTACCGGGCACTCGTGGGCCGATGACCGCGTGCTGATCCGTTCCCGTGCCGGCGGTGACCTGACCGGAGCTTCTCCCGAGATCCTTCTCGAACCGCCGGACGCCACCACTTGCCATCGGCCGACGACCCCCATATTGTCGTACGTACGTAAGACATACGACCGTAAGACATACGGACGTACGTCAAACCAAGGGAGCTCGTGATGGCGACAACTCGGCCGGTAGCGCTCGTGACAGGTGCCTCATCAGGGGTCGGCAAGGAGACGGCCCGCGCCTTCGCCGCGGCGGGCTTCGAGGTGATCGGAACCGCCCGCAACACCGCGCGGGTCACCGCGCCCGCCGGGGTGACCTACCTCGACCTCGACGTGACCAGCGACGAATCGGTCGCCTCCGTGGTCAAGCAGGTGATCGACCGGTTCGGGCGCATCGACGTCCTGGTCAACAATGCCGGCGTCGGCGCCAACGGCGCCGCCGAGGAGTTCTCCGTCGCCCGGACGCACGAGGTCTTCGACGTCAACGTCTACGGCATCATGCGGATGACCAAGGCGGTTCTGCCGCACATGCGCACCCAACGGCGCGGACGCATCATCAACGTCTCCTCCCTCAGCGGGTTCGTCCCCAGCCCGTTCATGGCCATCTACACCTCGACCAAGCACGCGGTCGAGGGCTACTCCGGGTCGCTGGACCACGAGGTCCGCGAGCACGGCGTGCGGATCCTGCTCGTCGAGCCCGGCCCGATCAACACCCCCTTCGGGGACCACAGCGTGCAGGGCGACACCCCACTGGCGCTCTACGCGTCGGGACGGCGCACCTTCGACGAGGTCCTGGCGAAGAACACCAGCAGCGGCGACGATCCCGCCACCGTGGCCAAGGTCATCGTCGCTGCGGCCACCGACAAGAAGCCCAAACTTCGGCGCACCGCCGGCACGACGGCCGCAAGCATCAGCGTGTTCCACCGCGTCCTTCCGGCCCGGATCTTCGACCGCATCGTCCGCAGGTTCAACCGGATGCCGAACTGACACTCACCTTTCGCCTGCCCGAACCCGTCCGACAACGACGGCGCGTCTTCGGCGCGCTGATCGCGGATGCGGCGGAGAAGGACAACACCCCCGCCGCCATCGCCCAGGTGATCGTCACCGCGGCCAGCGCGAACGGCCTTGCCTCACCCTCCACCACAGCCGTTCGCGGCGACCGCCTGTACATCACCGGCGGCAGGGTCCCCGAGCCCCACGACCCGAAACTGCGGGCTGCCGGGATCGACTTCCCCGCACTTCTTGCAAGCGCCGCCCACTGACCCCCCAGGACAGCGGCCGGGACACCCGCCCCGGCCGCCGCCGCGATGGAGGAACGCCTCGTGCGGTACCCGAAAGAACACAAACACCAGACCCGGCAGCGGATCATCGCGACGGCCGGCCGCCGACTCAAGCAGGACGGCATCGACGGCTCCGGAGTCGCGACCCTCATGAAGGACGCGGGGCTGACCAACGGCACTCTCTACGCCTACTTCACGTCCAAGGACGACCTCGTCGCCACCGCGGTCGCCGACCAGATGCGCGCCCAGCACGAGAACATCGTCGCGCAGGCGGCCCCCGGCCGCGCCGGACTCGAACAGATCATCCGCTGGTACTTTTCCACCGACCAGCGCGACGACATCGAAGACGGCTGCCCCAACGCCGCCCTCCTCGCCGAGATTGCACGCTCCACGGACACGACCAGGCAGGCATACACCCAAGGGGCACTGACCCTCATCGACGGCTTCGCCGCCCGCCTGGCACCCCACGACCCGCCCTCGGCACGCCTGAAGGCACTCAGCCTCCTCGGCATGATGGCCGGCACGGTGCAGCTCTCCCGCGCCCTCACCGACCGGCAACTCGCCGACCAACTCCTTCAACAGGGCAGCCGCAACGCCCTCGCACTGATAGATGCCGAACAGCACAACTGAGACGCCATCCGCGCACCGATCAGAAGCTGATCAGGTCGGCACCCAGGATCTCTTCCACGACGAAGACGTCGAGAGCGCGCGTCGGTTCAGCGACAGCGACGTCCCTTGCCATCTCGACGTCATCCCCGTCGCCTTCCACGCCTTCGACCTCGTGTTCCTCAAAGCCGAAATCGCGCGGGAGTTCAGGCGCCGACAGGCACGAGCGCTGAAGAACGCGATGCGAGACCGCCCG includes:
- a CDS encoding oxidoreductase, whose product is MATTRPVALVTGASSGVGKETARAFAAAGFEVIGTARNTARVTAPAGVTYLDLDVTSDESVASVVKQVIDRFGRIDVLVNNAGVGANGAAEEFSVARTHEVFDVNVYGIMRMTKAVLPHMRTQRRGRIINVSSLSGFVPSPFMAIYTSTKHAVEGYSGSLDHEVREHGVRILLVEPGPINTPFGDHSVQGDTPLALYASGRRTFDEVLAKNTSSGDDPATVAKVIVAAATDKKPKLRRTAGTTAASISVFHRVLPARIFDRIVRRFNRMPN
- a CDS encoding carboxylesterase family protein, coding for MFGAVIGDANFACPTARTNNLLTTQVPVWCYEFADEHPPPLAPGTPPFPLGAPHASELPYLFDLGGRPRDLTAAQHRLADTMIDYWTRFARTADPNGPSSPHWSRHTVLSLAPDHILPTRTTQTHHHCTFWNTLG
- a CDS encoding TetR/AcrR family transcriptional regulator; translated protein: MEERLVRYPKEHKHQTRQRIIATAGRRLKQDGIDGSGVATLMKDAGLTNGTLYAYFTSKDDLVATAVADQMRAQHENIVAQAAPGRAGLEQIIRWYFSTDQRDDIEDGCPNAALLAEIARSTDTTRQAYTQGALTLIDGFAARLAPHDPPSARLKALSLLGMMAGTVQLSRALTDRQLADQLLQQGSRNALALIDAEQHN